In Haliotis asinina isolate JCU_RB_2024 chromosome 16, JCU_Hal_asi_v2, whole genome shotgun sequence, the following are encoded in one genomic region:
- the LOC137268011 gene encoding kinesin-like protein unc-104 isoform X2 codes for MSSVKVAVRVRPFNSRETSRDAECIISMQGNTTVIVPPKDKKDGSPKSFNFDYSYWSHTNPNDPMFASQSKVYEDIGLEMLDHAFEGYNVCIFAYGQTGSGKSYTMMGKNEPGQQGIIPQLCDDLFQRIRKSESEDVHFSVEVSYMEIYCERVRDLLNPSNKNALRVREHPLLGPYVEDLSKLAVQSFEDIKNLIDEGNKARTVAATNMNETSSRSHAVFTIIFSQRRYDSTTNMIGEKVSKVSLVDLAGSERADSTGAKGTRLKEGANINKSLTTLGKVISALAEVSVAPASKKKKKSDFIPYRDSVLTWLLRENLGGNSKTAMVAALSPADINYDETLSTLRYADRAKQIMCKAVVNEDPNARLIRELKEEVARLRELLASEGIEIQAGNGSMSEHVKALRSRKNSVTIDGGEDAMERLQMSEKLIAELNESWEEKLRKTEAIRKEREAVLAEMGVALKEDGGTIGVFSPKKTPHLVNLNEDPLMSECLIYYIKDATTRIGRAEAKNPQDIQLNGTYILEEHCLFENNEDNVTLVPFDDALCYVNGRQVMEATVLKTGARVILGKHHVFRFNHPQQARLSRALMTESIDVPITEPVDWSFAQLELLEKQGIDLRKEMEQRLLNLEEQYRKEKEEADILFEQQRKDYEFRIQSLQEQVERHSMMSSCVTDDFFEDEEPEECKWTNRERDLAAWGFRKWKYHQFTSLRDDLWGSAIFLKEANAISVELNKKVQFQFVLLTDTLYSPLPGDLMNPEDRDYSRPFPKTIVAVEVQDTKNGATHYWNLQKLRQRLEHMRDIYNEDLSPDTPEAKQDFFHCLAGCGQQNMFNFYNLIPSRQRLELMREMYHNEAELSPTSPEPNIDCMSGSDPFYDRFPWFRLVGRAFVYLSNLYYPVPLVHRVAIVSEKGEVKGYLRVAVQAVTEADDAPDYTPGIKQSGNAKISFSDADYFASPSFFQKQLTHTEFPPAIVGKPPVSVPSMENLRIVEGEGQSPENTDTVKVSDQNVTADSKKVVNLDQCPDINSKELPEHLQLGSQFQFRVTVLQASGISPEYADIFCQFNFLHRHDEAFSTEPLKNTGKGPPLGFYHVQNFTVNVTKSFIDYVKTQPLVFEVFGHYQQHPLHEQAKERPFRIRSPPSRSFPSHLPVSKPVPSPKYGVITAPRKRDLSLVMDITKAAGIGSSPVYSRCDLLVWFEICELAPNGEYVPVVVDHGEELPTRGIFMLHQGIQRRIRITIVHERRHELLWKDVKELVVGRIRNTQEYRDYDGEMTVLSLNLFPAHFLQYSNDDRVFFQFEAAWDSSLHNSSLLNRVTQYGERVYMTLSAYLEVENCAQPACITKDLTLIIHSRDTKISAPSVRFRALRSLFGGSKNAESNRVSGVYELFLRKFSESSSPGVQRRQRRVLDTSSTYVRGEENLNGWRPRGDSLLVDHQWELEKLTRLQMVEKARHVLLLREKLAEQNKTSELSKLDKDIVNMQAKYRSQKAKEEELKELRSDENPKDVDIKEKDLTKTSNIYELKTDGDREKELAAKCVKLMLQGKPPLKPPPVRTSLTDSMLSSTTATSEESDSMQQSGAESLGISMTSSTASELFKPTNPTIIQQSRSCDNLTSTPNSSAESGDRKLSLPLKGIRADMELPMYVPDVEEVRVSPVVSRRGYLNFMEDKSNGWAKKWVIVRRPYVYIYNNEKDPVVRGLINLATAQIEYSEDQQAMLKTQNTFSVMTKHRGFLLQTLDDKDFHDWLYAINPLLAGQIRSKLSRRKQAVMI; via the exons CCAAATGACCCGATGTTTGCATCACAGAGCAAAGTGTATGAGGATATTGGACTGGAGATGTTGGACCATGCATTTGAAGGTTACAATGTGTGTATCTTTGCATATGGCCAGACTGGGTCGGGAAAGAGCTACACCATGATGGGAAAGAATGAACCAGGACAACAGGGGATCATTCCGCAG CTTTGTGATGATTTATTCCAACGGATCAGAAAGAGCGAGAGTGAGGATGTCCACTTCTCAGTGGAG GTGAGTTACATGGAAATCTACTGTGAGCGTGTGCGAGATCTCCTGAATCCAAGCAACAAGAATGCGCTACGAGTCAGGGAACATCCATTGCTGGGACCTTATGTGGAGGATCTCTCGAAATTAGCTGTCCAGTCCTTTGAGGACATCAAGAACCTCATTGATGAGGGAAACAAAGCAAG AACTGTGGCTGCAACCAACATGAACGAGACCAGCAGCAGATCTCACGCTGTCTTCACCATCATCTTCTCACAGCGCAGATATGACTCAACTACAAACATGATTGGAGAGAAG GTCAGCAAAGTGTCCCTAGTTGACTTGGCTGGAAGTGAGAGAGCAGACTCGACAGGCGCAAAGGGAACTCGCTTGAAGGAAGGAGCTAACATCAACAAGTCCCTGACCACCTTGGGCAAGGTCATCTCGGCCCTTGCGGAAGTG AGCGTGGCTCCA GCCagcaagaagaaaaagaagagtGACTTCATCCCATACAGAGACTCTGTCCTCACATGGCTGCTGAGGGAGAACTTGG GTGGAAACTCCAAAACAGCCATGGTGGCCGCTCTTAGTCCAGCTGACATCAACTATGATGAAACCCTCAGCACACTCAG ATATGCTGATCGAGCTAAACAGATTATGTGTAAGGCTGTGGTTAACGAGGATCCGAATGCACGGTTGATCCGAGAACTGAAGGAAGAGGTAGCAAGGCTGAGAGAACTCTTGGCTAGCGAGGGAATTGAGATTCAAGCAG GTAATGGAAGCATGTCCGAGCATGTGAAGGCCTTGCGGTCTCGGAAGAACTCTGTTACTATTGACGGAGGGGAAGATGCAATGGAAAGACTCCAGATGTCGGAGAAACTCATTGCTGAACTGAATGAATCGTGGGAAGAAAAACTCCGTAAAACAGAGGCCATTCGCAAAGAAAG AGAGGCTGTACTAGCTGAGATGGGTGTGGCTCTTAAGGAAGATGGAGGAACTATTGGGGTGTTTTCTCCCAAAAAG ACCCCCCATCTTGTCAATCTGAATGAAGACCCTCTAATGTCAGAGTGTCTCATCTACTACATAAAGGATGCGACCACCAG AATTGGTCGAGCAGAGGCAAAGAATCCACAAGACATTCAACTGAATGGAACCTACATTCTAGAGGAACATTgtctgtttgaaaacaatgaag ACAATGTGACGCTGGTTCCATTTGATGACGCGTTGTGCTATGTGAATGGCAGACAAGTGATGGAAGCTACTGTCCTGAAGACTGGAGCCCGTGTGATCCTTGGGAAGCACCATGTCTTCCGCTTCAACCACCCCCAACAAG ctcGCCTGAGTCGTGCTCTGATGACGGAGTCCATTGACGTACCTATAA CTGAACCGGTGGACTGGAGTTTTGCTCAGCTGGAACTGCTTGAGAAACAGGGTATTGACCTCAGGAAGGAGATGGAGCAAAG GTTATTGAACCTGGAGGAGCAGTATCGGAAGGAGAAGGAGGAAGCAGACATACTGTTTGAGCAGCAGAGAAAG GACTACGAGTTTCGTATTCAGTCACTGCAGGAGCAGGTGGAAAGACACTCCATGATGTCCAGCTGTGTCACGGATGACTTCTTCGAGGATGAAGAACCGGAAG AATGTAAGTGGACCAATCGAGAGAGAGATTTGGCTGCTTGGGGTTTCCGGAAATGGAAGTATCATCAGTTCACATCACTCAGG GATGACTTATGGGGCAGTGCAATATTCCTCAAAGAAGCCAATGCAATTAGTGTTGAACTGAACAAGAAG GTACAGTTCCAGTTTGTCTTGTTGACCGACACCCTCTACTCACCTCTGCCTGGTGATCTCATGAACCCGGAGGACAGGGACTACAGCAGACCATTCCCCAAAACAATCGTCGCTGTTGAGGTACAGGATACCAAAAATGGTGCCACTCATTACTGGAATCTACAGAAACTTCG ACAACGGTTGGAACATATGCGAGACATATACAATGAAGACCTGTCTCCGGACACGCCCGAGGCAAAACAAGATTTTTTCCATTGTCTCGCCGGTTGCGGACAACAGAACATGTTTAACTTTTATAACCTTATCCCATCCAG ACAACGCCTGGAGTTGATGCGGGAGATGTACCACAACGAAGCAGAGTTGTCCCCCACGTCCCCCGAGCCTAACATTGACTGTATGAGCGGCAGCGATCCCTTCTATGACCGCTTTCCATGGTTCAGGCTTGTGGGCAG AGCATTTGTTTACCTGAGCAATCTGTACTACCCAGTACCCCTGGTACACAGGGTAGCCATTGTCAGCGAGAAGGGGGAGGTGAAAGGTTATCTACGGGTAGCTGTACAAGCTGTAACAG AGGCTGATGATGCTCCTGACTACACCCCAGGTATCAAACAATCAGGAAACGCCAAAATCTCATTCAGCGATGCCGACTATTTTGCATCT CCATCTTTCTTTCAGAAACAACTGACCCACACTGAATTCCCACCAGCCATTGTTGGTAAACCACCCGTATCTGTTCCCTCAATGGAGAATCTGAGAATAGTTGAGGGAGAAGGACAGTCCCCAGaaaacacagacacagtcaAAG TGTCAGACCAGAATGTGACAGCTGACAGTAAGAAGGTGGTCAACCTGGACCAGTGTCCAGATATCAACTCCAAGGAGCTGCCAGAGCACCTGCAACTCGGCTCCCAGTTCCAGTTCCGGGTCACTGTGCTCCAGGCCTCTGGAATATCACCAGAATATGCAGACATCTTCTGCCAGTTCAA CTTCCTGCACCGACATGATGAGGCGTTCTCCACAGAACCTCTGAAGAACACAGGGAAAGGCCCACCGCTCGGCTTCTACCATGTACAGAAT TTCACTGTGAATGTGACCAAGTCGTTCATTGACTACGTGAAGACACAGCCACTTGTGTTCGAGGTGTTCGGTCACTACCAGCAACACCCACTTCATGAACAAGCCAAGGAAAGACCCTT CAGAATTCGATCCCCACCAAGCCGGAGTTTCCCATCCCACCTGCCTGTGTCAAAACCTGTACCATCACCCAAGTATGGAGTCATCACTGCCCCAAG AAAGAGAGACTTGTCTCTTGTAATGGACATCACTAAGGCAGCTGGGATTGG CTCGAGCCCCGTCTACTCCAGATGTGATCTGCTTGTGTGGTTTGAGATCTGTGAACTGGCCCCCAATGGAGA GTACGTGCCGGTGGTAGTGGATCACGGGGAGGAGCTGCCCACCAGAGGGATCTTCATGCTGCACCAGGGTATACAGAGACGCATCCGCATCACTATCGTACACGAGCGACGACATGAACTGCTGTGGAAGGACGTGAAGGAGCTTGTTGTTG GTCGTATCCGCAACACCCAGGAGTACCGTGACTACGACGGAGAGATGACTGTTCTCTCCCTCAACCTCTTCCCTGCCCACTTCCTTCAGTACTCCAACGACGACAG GGTCTTCTTCCAGTTTGAGGCAGCCTGGGATAGCTCCCTCCACAACTCTTCCCTCCTGAACAGGGTCACACAGTACGGGGAGAGGGTGTACATGACACTATCTGCTTACCTGGAG GTTGAGAACTGCGCCCAGCCTGCTTGTATCACCAAGGACCTGACTCTCATCATACACTCCAGAGACACCAAGATCTCAGCTCCAAG TGTTCGTTTCAGGGCTCTGCGCAGTCTCTTTGGTGGATCAAAGAATGCAGAAAGCAACCGAGTGTCTGGTGTCTATGAACTGTTCCTCAGGAAATTCTCTGAATCAAGTAGTCCAG GAGTGCAGCGGCGTCAACGGCGAGTGTTGGATACATCATCTACGTACGTGCGTGGGGAGGAGAACCTGAACGGATGGCGCCCTCGCGGCGACTCCCTCTTGGTTGACCATCAGTGGGAACTGGAGAAACTCACCAGGCTGCAGATG GTGGAGAAGGCTCGCCATGTGCTATTGCTCCGTGAGAAGCTGGCTGAGCAGAACAAGACGTCAGAGCTGAGCAAGCTGGACAAGGACATCGTCAACATGCAGGCCAAGTATCGCAGTCAGAAAGCCAAGGAGGAGGAACTGAAAGAGTTACGATCTGACGAGAATCCAAAAGATGTAGACATAAAGGAGAAAGATTTGACAAAAACCTCAAACATTTACGAGTTGAAAACGGATGGGGACAGAGAAAAGGAGCTTGCTGCTAAATGTGTTAAGCTGATGCTGCAGGGAAAACCACCTCTCAAACCACCACCTGTCAGG ACATCACTCACGGACTCCATGTTAAGCTCAACGACTGCAACCTCTGAGGAGAGTGACAGTATGCAGCAGTCAGGAGCAGAATCTCTGGGCATCAGCATGACAAGTTCAACAGCATCTGAACTCTTCAA ACCCACCAACCCCACCATCATCCAGCAGTCCAGATCTTGTGACAACCTGACCTCAACCCCCAACAGCAGTGCAGAGAGCGGGGACAGGAAGTTGTCGTTGCCGCTGAAGGGAATCCGTGCCGACATGGAACTGCCCATGTATGTGCCCGATGTGGAGGAGGTGCGCGTCAGTCCTGTTGTGTCCCGTCGTGGCTATCTCAACTTCATGGAGGATAAGAGCAACGGCTGGGCCAAGAAATGGGTG
- the LOC137268011 gene encoding kinesin-like protein unc-104 isoform X9, translated as MSSVKVAVRVRPFNSRETSRDAECIISMQGNTTVIVPPKDKKDGSPKSFNFDYSYWSHTNPNDPMFASQSKVYEDIGLEMLDHAFEGYNVCIFAYGQTGSGKSYTMMGKNEPGQQGIIPQLCDDLFQRIRKSESEDVHFSVEVSYMEIYCERVRDLLNPSNKNALRVREHPLLGPYVEDLSKLAVQSFEDIKNLIDEGNKARTVAATNMNETSSRSHAVFTIIFSQRRYDSTTNMIGEKVSKVSLVDLAGSERADSTGAKGTRLKEGANINKSLTTLGKVISALAEVSVAPASKKKKKSDFIPYRDSVLTWLLRENLGGNSKTAMVAALSPADINYDETLSTLRYADRAKQIMCKAVVNEDPNARLIRELKEEVARLRELLASEGIEIQAGNGSMSEHVKALRSRKNSVTIDGGEDAMERLQMSEKLIAELNESWEEKLRKTEAIRKEREAVLAEMGVALKEDGGTIGVFSPKKTPHLVNLNEDPLMSECLIYYIKDATTRIGRAEAKNPQDIQLNGTYILEEHCLFENNEDNVTLVPFDDALCYVNGRQVMEATVLKTGARVILGKHHVFRFNHPQQARLSRALMTESIDVPITEPVDWSFAQLELLEKQGIDLRKEMEQRLLNLEEQYRKEKEEADILFEQQRKDYEFRIQSLQEQVERHSMMSSCVTDDFFEDEEPEECKWTNRERDLAAWGFRKWKYHQFTSLRDDLWGSAIFLKEANAISVELNKKVQFQFVLLTDTLYSPLPGDLMNPEDRDYSRPFPKTIVAVEVQDTKNGATHYWNLQKLRQRLEHMRDIYNEDLSPDTPEAKQDFFHCLAGCGQQNMFNFYNLIPSRQRLELMREMYHNEAELSPTSPEPNIDCMSGSDPFYDRFPWFRLVGRAFVYLSNLYYPVPLVHRVAIVSEKGEVKGYLRVAVQAVTEADDAPDYTPGIKQSGNAKISFSDADYFASPSFFQKQLTHTEFPPAIVGKPPVSVPSMENLRIVEGEGQSPENTDTVKVSDQNVTADSKKVVNLDQCPDINSKELPEHLQLGSQFQFRVTVLQASGISPEYADIFCQFNFLHRHDEAFSTEPLKNTGKGPPLGFYHVQNFTVNVTKSFIDYVKTQPLVFEVFGHYQQHPLHEQAKERPFRIRSPPSRSFPSHLPVSKPVPSPKYGVITAPSSSPVYSRCDLLVWFEICELAPNGEYVPVVVDHGEELPTRGIFMLHQGIQRRIRITIVHERRHELLWKDVKELVVGRIRNTQEYRDYDGEMTVLSLNLFPAHFLQYSNDDRVFFQFEAAWDSSLHNSSLLNRVTQYGERVYMTLSAYLEVENCAQPACITKDLTLIIHSRDTKISAPSVRFRALRSLFGGSKNAESNRVSGVYELFLRKFSESSSPGVQRRQRRVLDTSSTYVRGEENLNGWRPRGDSLLVDHQWELEKLTRLQMVEKARHVLLLREKLAEQNKTSELSKLDKDIVNMQAKYRSQKAKEEELKELRSDENPKDVDIKEKDLTKTSNIYELKTDGDREKELAAKCVKLMLQGKPPLKPPPVRTSLTDSMLSSTTATSEESDSMQQSGAESLGISMTSSTASELFKPTNPTIIQQSRSCDNLTSTPNSSAESGDRKLSLPLKGIRADMELPMYVPDVEEVRVSPVVSRRGYLNFMEDKSNGWAKKWVIVRRPYVYIYNNEKDPVVRGLINLATAQIEYSEDQQAMLKTQNTFSVMTKHRGFLLQTLDDKDFHDWLYAINPLLAGQIRSKLSRRKQAVMI; from the exons CCAAATGACCCGATGTTTGCATCACAGAGCAAAGTGTATGAGGATATTGGACTGGAGATGTTGGACCATGCATTTGAAGGTTACAATGTGTGTATCTTTGCATATGGCCAGACTGGGTCGGGAAAGAGCTACACCATGATGGGAAAGAATGAACCAGGACAACAGGGGATCATTCCGCAG CTTTGTGATGATTTATTCCAACGGATCAGAAAGAGCGAGAGTGAGGATGTCCACTTCTCAGTGGAG GTGAGTTACATGGAAATCTACTGTGAGCGTGTGCGAGATCTCCTGAATCCAAGCAACAAGAATGCGCTACGAGTCAGGGAACATCCATTGCTGGGACCTTATGTGGAGGATCTCTCGAAATTAGCTGTCCAGTCCTTTGAGGACATCAAGAACCTCATTGATGAGGGAAACAAAGCAAG AACTGTGGCTGCAACCAACATGAACGAGACCAGCAGCAGATCTCACGCTGTCTTCACCATCATCTTCTCACAGCGCAGATATGACTCAACTACAAACATGATTGGAGAGAAG GTCAGCAAAGTGTCCCTAGTTGACTTGGCTGGAAGTGAGAGAGCAGACTCGACAGGCGCAAAGGGAACTCGCTTGAAGGAAGGAGCTAACATCAACAAGTCCCTGACCACCTTGGGCAAGGTCATCTCGGCCCTTGCGGAAGTG AGCGTGGCTCCA GCCagcaagaagaaaaagaagagtGACTTCATCCCATACAGAGACTCTGTCCTCACATGGCTGCTGAGGGAGAACTTGG GTGGAAACTCCAAAACAGCCATGGTGGCCGCTCTTAGTCCAGCTGACATCAACTATGATGAAACCCTCAGCACACTCAG ATATGCTGATCGAGCTAAACAGATTATGTGTAAGGCTGTGGTTAACGAGGATCCGAATGCACGGTTGATCCGAGAACTGAAGGAAGAGGTAGCAAGGCTGAGAGAACTCTTGGCTAGCGAGGGAATTGAGATTCAAGCAG GTAATGGAAGCATGTCCGAGCATGTGAAGGCCTTGCGGTCTCGGAAGAACTCTGTTACTATTGACGGAGGGGAAGATGCAATGGAAAGACTCCAGATGTCGGAGAAACTCATTGCTGAACTGAATGAATCGTGGGAAGAAAAACTCCGTAAAACAGAGGCCATTCGCAAAGAAAG AGAGGCTGTACTAGCTGAGATGGGTGTGGCTCTTAAGGAAGATGGAGGAACTATTGGGGTGTTTTCTCCCAAAAAG ACCCCCCATCTTGTCAATCTGAATGAAGACCCTCTAATGTCAGAGTGTCTCATCTACTACATAAAGGATGCGACCACCAG AATTGGTCGAGCAGAGGCAAAGAATCCACAAGACATTCAACTGAATGGAACCTACATTCTAGAGGAACATTgtctgtttgaaaacaatgaag ACAATGTGACGCTGGTTCCATTTGATGACGCGTTGTGCTATGTGAATGGCAGACAAGTGATGGAAGCTACTGTCCTGAAGACTGGAGCCCGTGTGATCCTTGGGAAGCACCATGTCTTCCGCTTCAACCACCCCCAACAAG ctcGCCTGAGTCGTGCTCTGATGACGGAGTCCATTGACGTACCTATAA CTGAACCGGTGGACTGGAGTTTTGCTCAGCTGGAACTGCTTGAGAAACAGGGTATTGACCTCAGGAAGGAGATGGAGCAAAG GTTATTGAACCTGGAGGAGCAGTATCGGAAGGAGAAGGAGGAAGCAGACATACTGTTTGAGCAGCAGAGAAAG GACTACGAGTTTCGTATTCAGTCACTGCAGGAGCAGGTGGAAAGACACTCCATGATGTCCAGCTGTGTCACGGATGACTTCTTCGAGGATGAAGAACCGGAAG AATGTAAGTGGACCAATCGAGAGAGAGATTTGGCTGCTTGGGGTTTCCGGAAATGGAAGTATCATCAGTTCACATCACTCAGG GATGACTTATGGGGCAGTGCAATATTCCTCAAAGAAGCCAATGCAATTAGTGTTGAACTGAACAAGAAG GTACAGTTCCAGTTTGTCTTGTTGACCGACACCCTCTACTCACCTCTGCCTGGTGATCTCATGAACCCGGAGGACAGGGACTACAGCAGACCATTCCCCAAAACAATCGTCGCTGTTGAGGTACAGGATACCAAAAATGGTGCCACTCATTACTGGAATCTACAGAAACTTCG ACAACGGTTGGAACATATGCGAGACATATACAATGAAGACCTGTCTCCGGACACGCCCGAGGCAAAACAAGATTTTTTCCATTGTCTCGCCGGTTGCGGACAACAGAACATGTTTAACTTTTATAACCTTATCCCATCCAG ACAACGCCTGGAGTTGATGCGGGAGATGTACCACAACGAAGCAGAGTTGTCCCCCACGTCCCCCGAGCCTAACATTGACTGTATGAGCGGCAGCGATCCCTTCTATGACCGCTTTCCATGGTTCAGGCTTGTGGGCAG AGCATTTGTTTACCTGAGCAATCTGTACTACCCAGTACCCCTGGTACACAGGGTAGCCATTGTCAGCGAGAAGGGGGAGGTGAAAGGTTATCTACGGGTAGCTGTACAAGCTGTAACAG AGGCTGATGATGCTCCTGACTACACCCCAGGTATCAAACAATCAGGAAACGCCAAAATCTCATTCAGCGATGCCGACTATTTTGCATCT CCATCTTTCTTTCAGAAACAACTGACCCACACTGAATTCCCACCAGCCATTGTTGGTAAACCACCCGTATCTGTTCCCTCAATGGAGAATCTGAGAATAGTTGAGGGAGAAGGACAGTCCCCAGaaaacacagacacagtcaAAG TGTCAGACCAGAATGTGACAGCTGACAGTAAGAAGGTGGTCAACCTGGACCAGTGTCCAGATATCAACTCCAAGGAGCTGCCAGAGCACCTGCAACTCGGCTCCCAGTTCCAGTTCCGGGTCACTGTGCTCCAGGCCTCTGGAATATCACCAGAATATGCAGACATCTTCTGCCAGTTCAA CTTCCTGCACCGACATGATGAGGCGTTCTCCACAGAACCTCTGAAGAACACAGGGAAAGGCCCACCGCTCGGCTTCTACCATGTACAGAAT TTCACTGTGAATGTGACCAAGTCGTTCATTGACTACGTGAAGACACAGCCACTTGTGTTCGAGGTGTTCGGTCACTACCAGCAACACCCACTTCATGAACAAGCCAAGGAAAGACCCTT CAGAATTCGATCCCCACCAAGCCGGAGTTTCCCATCCCACCTGCCTGTGTCAAAACCTGTACCATCACCCAAGTATGGAGTCATCACTGCCCCAAG CTCGAGCCCCGTCTACTCCAGATGTGATCTGCTTGTGTGGTTTGAGATCTGTGAACTGGCCCCCAATGGAGA GTACGTGCCGGTGGTAGTGGATCACGGGGAGGAGCTGCCCACCAGAGGGATCTTCATGCTGCACCAGGGTATACAGAGACGCATCCGCATCACTATCGTACACGAGCGACGACATGAACTGCTGTGGAAGGACGTGAAGGAGCTTGTTGTTG GTCGTATCCGCAACACCCAGGAGTACCGTGACTACGACGGAGAGATGACTGTTCTCTCCCTCAACCTCTTCCCTGCCCACTTCCTTCAGTACTCCAACGACGACAG GGTCTTCTTCCAGTTTGAGGCAGCCTGGGATAGCTCCCTCCACAACTCTTCCCTCCTGAACAGGGTCACACAGTACGGGGAGAGGGTGTACATGACACTATCTGCTTACCTGGAG GTTGAGAACTGCGCCCAGCCTGCTTGTATCACCAAGGACCTGACTCTCATCATACACTCCAGAGACACCAAGATCTCAGCTCCAAG TGTTCGTTTCAGGGCTCTGCGCAGTCTCTTTGGTGGATCAAAGAATGCAGAAAGCAACCGAGTGTCTGGTGTCTATGAACTGTTCCTCAGGAAATTCTCTGAATCAAGTAGTCCAG GAGTGCAGCGGCGTCAACGGCGAGTGTTGGATACATCATCTACGTACGTGCGTGGGGAGGAGAACCTGAACGGATGGCGCCCTCGCGGCGACTCCCTCTTGGTTGACCATCAGTGGGAACTGGAGAAACTCACCAGGCTGCAGATG GTGGAGAAGGCTCGCCATGTGCTATTGCTCCGTGAGAAGCTGGCTGAGCAGAACAAGACGTCAGAGCTGAGCAAGCTGGACAAGGACATCGTCAACATGCAGGCCAAGTATCGCAGTCAGAAAGCCAAGGAGGAGGAACTGAAAGAGTTACGATCTGACGAGAATCCAAAAGATGTAGACATAAAGGAGAAAGATTTGACAAAAACCTCAAACATTTACGAGTTGAAAACGGATGGGGACAGAGAAAAGGAGCTTGCTGCTAAATGTGTTAAGCTGATGCTGCAGGGAAAACCACCTCTCAAACCACCACCTGTCAGG ACATCACTCACGGACTCCATGTTAAGCTCAACGACTGCAACCTCTGAGGAGAGTGACAGTATGCAGCAGTCAGGAGCAGAATCTCTGGGCATCAGCATGACAAGTTCAACAGCATCTGAACTCTTCAA ACCCACCAACCCCACCATCATCCAGCAGTCCAGATCTTGTGACAACCTGACCTCAACCCCCAACAGCAGTGCAGAGAGCGGGGACAGGAAGTTGTCGTTGCCGCTGAAGGGAATCCGTGCCGACATGGAACTGCCCATGTATGTGCCCGATGTGGAGGAGGTGCGCGTCAGTCCTGTTGTGTCCCGTCGTGGCTATCTCAACTTCATGGAGGATAAGAGCAACGGCTGGGCCAAGAAATGGGTG